Proteins from a single region of Streptomyces vinaceus:
- a CDS encoding SWIM zinc finger family protein: MITAREDRRRTFETVPAGVEATSWWGRAWVSALEEASGDPARLARGHAYAAEGHVDAVTVTPGRIVAYVRGSRARPYRTELALSPFADAEWSELLEEVAADPTALASLLEREVPQSLAGSVLPGAGELVARCSCPDTARPPCKHAAALCYRAARLLDEDPFVLLLLRGRGERELLDELTRRNAAHAAREQPDAAPDFPGVPARAALARTGMPPLPAPLPAPAAVGLPPAYPADPAAPDPLALDQLATDAAARAFALLTTAEDPIAGLTLWQDAVRLASAHHTAGLTGAARTLYRDLARATGRTTTDLARAAAAWRQGGRAGLAALEEPWDPPAGPFDRARPALIAAAQGAFRPERNRLTARTRQLRLGRDGLWYAYESRPDTEDWWPTGAPAADPLTALRR; this comes from the coding sequence ATGATCACAGCGAGGGAGGACCGCCGCCGGACCTTCGAGACGGTGCCGGCCGGGGTGGAGGCCACCAGCTGGTGGGGCCGTGCCTGGGTGTCGGCGCTCGAAGAGGCGTCCGGCGACCCGGCGCGCCTGGCCCGGGGACACGCGTACGCGGCCGAGGGCCATGTCGACGCGGTCACGGTCACCCCCGGCCGGATCGTGGCGTACGTGCGGGGCAGCCGCGCCCGCCCGTACCGCACCGAGCTGGCCCTGAGCCCCTTCGCGGACGCGGAGTGGAGCGAGCTCCTGGAGGAGGTCGCCGCGGACCCCACGGCCCTCGCGAGCCTGCTGGAGCGGGAGGTTCCGCAGTCCCTGGCGGGATCGGTGCTGCCCGGTGCCGGCGAGCTCGTCGCGCGCTGCTCCTGCCCCGACACCGCCCGGCCGCCGTGCAAGCACGCCGCGGCCCTCTGCTACCGGGCGGCCCGCCTCCTCGACGAGGACCCGTTCGTCCTGCTGCTCCTGCGCGGCCGGGGAGAGCGGGAGCTCCTGGACGAGCTGACCCGCCGCAACGCCGCCCACGCCGCCCGTGAACAGCCCGACGCCGCACCGGACTTCCCCGGGGTGCCGGCCCGCGCCGCGCTGGCCCGCACCGGGATGCCGCCGCTGCCGGCCCCGCTGCCCGCGCCGGCCGCCGTGGGCCTCCCGCCCGCGTACCCGGCCGACCCGGCGGCCCCCGATCCGCTGGCCTTGGACCAGCTCGCCACCGACGCCGCCGCCCGCGCCTTCGCGCTGCTCACCACCGCCGAGGACCCGATCGCCGGGCTCACGCTCTGGCAGGACGCCGTGCGCCTGGCCTCCGCGCACCACACGGCCGGCCTGACCGGCGCGGCCCGCACCCTCTACCGGGACCTGGCCCGCGCCACCGGCCGCACCACCACCGACCTGGCCCGCGCCGCGGCGGCCTGGCGTCAGGGCGGGCGGGCCGGGCTCGCCGCGCTCGAAGAGCCCTGGGACCCGCCCGCCGGTCCCTTCGACCGGGCGCGCCCGGCCCTCATCGCCGCAGCGCAGGGCGCCTTCCGCCCCGAGCGCAACCGCCTCACCGCGCGCACCCGCCAGCTCCGCCTGGGCCGCGACGGCCTCTGGTACGCCTACGAGTCCCGCCCGGACACCGAGGACTGGTGGCCCACGGGCGCCCCCGCGGCCGACCCCCTCACCGCCCTGCGCCGCTGA
- a CDS encoding methylated-DNA--[protein]-cysteine S-methyltransferase, with protein sequence MDSTERPRGPRLEWTVVAGEGTIGGPLLLAATPEGLVRVEFHAGPDRVDTMIGSLVSRLGADAWRPQPGREVLLAEPIRQLKAYFAGSLKRFELPLDWRLSSGFNRQVLQELDRSVPYGAVVGYGELAARVGQPGAAQAVGNAMGSNPLPLVVACHRVVETDGGIGGFGGGVETKRGLLALEGVLPQPLF encoded by the coding sequence GTGGACAGCACCGAGCGGCCCCGCGGGCCGCGCCTCGAATGGACCGTCGTCGCCGGCGAAGGCACGATCGGCGGGCCCCTGCTCCTGGCCGCGACCCCGGAGGGGCTGGTCCGGGTCGAGTTCCATGCCGGGCCGGACCGGGTCGACACGATGATCGGCTCCCTGGTCTCCCGGCTCGGCGCGGACGCCTGGCGCCCGCAGCCGGGGCGGGAGGTGCTGCTGGCCGAGCCGATACGCCAGCTGAAGGCGTATTTCGCGGGCTCGCTCAAGCGCTTCGAACTGCCGCTGGACTGGCGGCTCAGCTCCGGCTTCAACCGGCAGGTGCTCCAGGAGCTGGACCGCTCGGTGCCGTACGGGGCGGTCGTCGGGTACGGGGAGCTCGCGGCCCGGGTCGGGCAGCCGGGCGCGGCCCAGGCCGTGGGCAACGCCATGGGGTCGAACCCGCTGCCGCTGGTGGTGGCCTGCCACCGGGTCGTGGAGACCGACGGCGGGATCGGCGGCTTCGGCGGCGGTGTGGAGACCAAGCGCGGTCTGCTGGCCCTGGAGGGCGTCCTGCCGCAGCCGCTCTTCTGA
- a CDS encoding cupin domain-containing protein gives MGGWQPTARLVRAGEGGAEGLAGREVVIEPGGCTGWHFHRVPLIALVKSGTLTRILHDNSVVVHRPGTSFVEPPGAEHLHLGRNLGSVPVVLYVTCTLAEDEAFSIPADAPAGAEPCACRGSLP, from the coding sequence ATGGGTGGATGGCAGCCGACGGCGCGGCTCGTGCGGGCCGGAGAAGGCGGGGCGGAGGGCCTCGCGGGCCGGGAGGTCGTCATAGAACCGGGCGGCTGCACCGGCTGGCACTTCCACCGCGTCCCGCTGATCGCGCTCGTCAAGTCCGGGACGCTGACCCGGATCCTGCACGACAACTCGGTCGTCGTGCACCGCCCCGGCACCAGCTTCGTCGAACCCCCCGGCGCGGAGCACCTGCACCTCGGCCGCAACCTCGGCTCCGTACCGGTCGTGCTGTACGTGACCTGCACGCTCGCCGAGGACGAGGCCTTCTCCATACCCGCGGACGCCCCGGCAGGCGCCGAACCCTGCGCCTGCCGGGGGAGCCTGCCGTGA
- a CDS encoding uridine kinase — MQLEAITWQRMAERLAGHLDEHLGGHLGGHGSPPQERSWQRVGIDGAPAADTGVLAGHLADALRLRSRPALVVPAEGFLRPASLRFEFGREDVDSYLGGWYDTAALWREVFGPTDPGGTGRVLPDLWDPVRDRATRSPYTELPPGGVVIVHGPLLLGHWFPFDLSVHIRLSPGALARRTEESARWTLPAFARYEAETDPGARADAVVRADDPRHPAWTGLTGPTG, encoded by the coding sequence GTGCAGCTGGAAGCGATCACATGGCAGCGGATGGCCGAGCGGCTCGCCGGCCACCTCGACGAACACCTGGGCGGACACCTCGGCGGACACGGTTCCCCGCCGCAGGAGAGGAGTTGGCAGCGGGTCGGCATCGACGGCGCGCCCGCCGCCGACACCGGCGTACTGGCCGGCCACCTCGCCGACGCGCTGCGCCTGCGCAGCCGCCCGGCCCTGGTGGTCCCGGCCGAGGGGTTCCTGCGCCCGGCCTCCCTCCGCTTCGAGTTCGGCCGCGAGGACGTGGACTCCTACCTGGGCGGCTGGTACGACACCGCCGCCCTGTGGCGCGAGGTGTTCGGCCCGACCGATCCCGGCGGCACCGGCCGCGTGCTGCCGGACCTCTGGGACCCGGTGAGAGACCGGGCGACCCGCAGCCCGTACACCGAACTCCCGCCGGGCGGCGTCGTGATCGTGCACGGCCCCCTGCTGCTCGGTCACTGGTTCCCCTTCGACCTCAGCGTGCACATCCGGCTCTCCCCGGGGGCGCTGGCCCGCCGCACCGAGGAGTCCGCACGCTGGACCCTGCCCGCCTTCGCCCGCTACGAGGCCGAGACCGACCCCGGGGCCCGGGCCGACGCGGTGGTCCGGGCCGACGACCCCCGCCACCCCGCCTGGACCGGTCTCACCGGCCCCACCGGCTGA
- a CDS encoding MFS transporter, with translation MTAIPGTDRPAPPVGPADLPRLQRRVSAVLIASQMLGGVGVPISIALAPVLATEVSGTEALSGFASTAAVIGTAAVSLPLAALMTARGRRPGLVLGYGIGAVGAGLVVLAAAIKNFPLLMLGMAAFGAASSANLQARFAAADLAAPDRRARAVSLVVWASTLGAVLGPNLSAPAGRSFAGTSIPETAGPFVWAGAVFVLTGTMIGLFLRPDPLLTARALASPAERATGGRSLRAGLAAVKKSPRARLALVTVAVSHTAMVSIMVMTPVDLGHHGATLELVGLVISGHIAGMFAFSPVMGWLADRVGRLTVIGLAAGLLSVAALLAGTAGPSHAQSAIGLFLLGLGWSAGMVSGSALLTDSVPQAARAAVQGLSDLTMNTCAGVGGAAAGLVMSHAGYGWLNAIGAALLLPMAALALFTARRHPAAAPAQAASS, from the coding sequence ATGACCGCGATACCCGGCACCGACCGCCCCGCCCCGCCCGTGGGCCCGGCGGACCTGCCCCGGCTCCAGCGCCGCGTCTCCGCCGTACTGATCGCGAGCCAGATGCTGGGCGGCGTCGGCGTGCCCATCAGCATCGCCCTGGCCCCGGTCCTCGCCACGGAGGTCAGCGGCACCGAGGCCCTGTCCGGCTTCGCCTCCACCGCCGCCGTGATCGGCACCGCGGCGGTCTCGCTCCCCCTCGCCGCGCTGATGACCGCGCGCGGCCGGCGGCCCGGGCTGGTCCTCGGGTACGGGATCGGCGCCGTCGGCGCGGGCCTGGTGGTCCTGGCCGCCGCGATCAAGAACTTCCCGCTGCTGATGCTCGGCATGGCCGCCTTCGGCGCCGCCTCCTCGGCCAACCTCCAGGCCCGGTTCGCGGCCGCCGACCTCGCCGCCCCGGACCGCCGGGCCCGGGCGGTCTCCCTCGTCGTCTGGGCGTCGACCCTGGGCGCGGTGCTGGGCCCCAACCTCTCCGCACCGGCCGGCCGCAGCTTCGCCGGGACCTCCATACCCGAGACGGCGGGCCCCTTCGTGTGGGCCGGCGCCGTCTTCGTGCTCACCGGCACCATGATCGGCCTGTTCCTGCGGCCGGACCCGCTGCTGACGGCGCGGGCACTGGCCTCGCCCGCGGAGCGGGCCACGGGCGGCCGCTCACTGCGCGCCGGTCTCGCGGCCGTCAAGAAGTCCCCGCGTGCGCGCCTCGCCCTGGTCACCGTCGCGGTGTCCCACACCGCCATGGTCTCGATCATGGTGATGACCCCGGTGGACCTCGGCCACCACGGCGCCACGCTGGAGCTCGTCGGCCTGGTGATCAGCGGTCACATCGCCGGCATGTTCGCCTTCTCGCCGGTCATGGGCTGGCTCGCGGACCGGGTTGGCCGGCTGACCGTGATCGGCCTGGCGGCCGGCCTGCTGTCGGTGGCCGCCCTGCTGGCCGGCACCGCCGGGCCGAGTCACGCGCAGAGCGCGATCGGGCTGTTCCTGCTGGGTCTGGGCTGGTCCGCCGGGATGGTCTCCGGCTCGGCTCTGCTCACCGACTCGGTGCCGCAGGCCGCGCGGGCCGCCGTACAGGGCCTGAGCGACCTCACGATGAACACCTGCGCGGGCGTGGGCGGTGCGGCGGCCGGGCTGGTCATGTCGCACGCGGGCTACGGCTGGCTGAACGCGATCGGCGCGGCCCTGCTGCTGCCGATGGCGGCGCTGGCCCTGTTCACCGCACGCCGCCACCCCGCCGCCGCGCCCGCCCAGGCCGCTAGTAGCTGA
- a CDS encoding pseudouridine-5'-phosphate glycosidase, translating to MHTSSEVPVLSEEVREALERRLPVVALESTIIAHGLPRPRNLAVGEELEALVRAEGAVPATIAVVDGVAYAGLDKAQLERIAGGEGVRKLGHRDLAPALATGATGATTVSATAFLAARAGLRVFATGGLGGVHREYAQTQDESADLALLARTRITVVCAGVKSILDVPATLQRLETLGVGVLGFGTERFPGFYLASSGEPVDWTVHRPEEVAAVMAAQDALGGPASALLVANPVAEAEQLDPQLHDRVLADALAQCHARGITGQAVTPFLLGFLVRATGGASLEANLAAVRGNVALGARIAGAWAARP from the coding sequence ATGCACACATCATCCGAGGTCCCCGTCCTGTCCGAAGAGGTCCGTGAGGCGCTGGAGCGGCGCCTGCCCGTCGTGGCGCTGGAGTCGACGATCATCGCGCACGGCCTGCCCCGCCCCCGCAATCTGGCCGTGGGTGAGGAACTCGAAGCGCTGGTACGGGCCGAGGGCGCGGTTCCGGCCACGATCGCCGTCGTCGACGGTGTGGCGTACGCCGGGCTCGACAAGGCACAGCTGGAGCGGATCGCGGGCGGCGAGGGGGTGCGCAAGCTCGGCCACCGGGACCTGGCGCCCGCGCTCGCCACGGGCGCGACCGGTGCGACGACGGTGTCCGCGACGGCCTTCCTGGCCGCGCGGGCGGGGCTGCGGGTCTTCGCCACGGGCGGGCTGGGCGGCGTACACCGGGAGTACGCGCAGACGCAGGACGAGTCGGCGGACCTGGCGCTGCTGGCGCGGACGCGGATCACGGTGGTGTGCGCGGGGGTGAAGTCGATCCTCGACGTGCCGGCCACCTTGCAGCGGCTGGAGACGCTCGGGGTGGGGGTGCTCGGGTTCGGGACGGAACGTTTCCCCGGGTTCTACCTGGCCAGTTCCGGCGAGCCGGTGGACTGGACCGTGCACCGGCCCGAGGAGGTGGCGGCGGTGATGGCCGCCCAGGACGCGCTCGGCGGGCCCGCGTCCGCGCTGCTCGTGGCCAATCCGGTGGCGGAGGCCGAGCAGTTGGATCCGCAGCTGCACGACCGGGTCCTGGCCGATGCGTTGGCGCAGTGCCACGCCCGCGGGATCACGGGACAGGCGGTGACCCCGTTCCTGCTGGGGTTCCTGGTACGGGCCACGGGCGGGGCCTCCCTGGAGGCGAACCTGGCGGCGGTACGGGGCAACGTGGCGCTCGGGGCCAGGATCGCGGGGGCCTGGGCGGCGCGGCCGTGA
- a CDS encoding WGR domain-containing protein, with amino-acid sequence MARETTYLELSQDGGGAHKFYEVTVDGTAVSVRYGRIGADGQLQSSSFPTAEKARAAAAKKIGEKVRKGYAPAVAGARAARAVSRRQVTSAPSTARAVAPVLWRFRTGSSAFGIHVDEDRCWVGNQAGDVYTLSHEGEVLARYSLPDGVKCLVADEFWIYAGCDDGTVYDLSSKVPFGAYDIAADVDIFWLDIHEGVLSVSDRSGGLTVIDHEDEFQWSRRSPGSNAWMVRADERAVYHGHSQGVTAYAADGGAQLWHTPTDGSVLFGWQEDHTVYAATGRHTVQRLAKGTGAVEASYRCDAAVYACATSPDGRHVFAADYASSVYCFDADGRRLWKLGTGGGSALSMQYLDERLYLVTTDGSLICMDASEAAILAAQRGSVPTAVDVKSAAALPVFTPAASAAAVATVSVAAAPADGVVVECVQQGGRMRVQVVSGGFEPSWNVQFPRGIREPGARYVVDGLHAASGGFYRVRGEIRRLV; translated from the coding sequence ATGGCTCGCGAGACGACGTATCTGGAGCTGTCGCAGGACGGCGGCGGCGCCCACAAGTTCTACGAGGTGACCGTGGACGGCACGGCCGTCTCGGTGCGGTACGGGCGCATCGGCGCGGACGGCCAGCTGCAGAGCTCCTCGTTCCCGACCGCCGAGAAGGCCCGGGCGGCCGCCGCGAAGAAGATCGGCGAGAAGGTCCGCAAGGGGTACGCGCCGGCCGTGGCCGGAGCGCGCGCGGCCCGGGCGGTGTCGCGCCGCCAGGTCACCTCGGCGCCGTCGACGGCGCGTGCGGTGGCCCCGGTGCTGTGGCGGTTCCGTACGGGGTCCTCGGCGTTCGGGATCCATGTGGACGAGGACCGCTGCTGGGTGGGCAACCAGGCGGGGGACGTCTACACGCTCAGCCACGAGGGCGAGGTGCTGGCCCGCTACTCGCTGCCCGACGGGGTGAAATGCCTGGTGGCGGACGAGTTCTGGATATACGCGGGCTGTGACGACGGCACGGTGTACGACCTGTCGTCGAAGGTGCCGTTCGGGGCGTACGACATAGCGGCGGACGTGGACATCTTCTGGCTCGACATCCACGAGGGGGTGCTGAGCGTGTCGGACCGCAGCGGCGGGCTGACGGTCATCGACCACGAGGACGAGTTCCAGTGGTCGCGGCGCTCGCCGGGCTCGAACGCGTGGATGGTGCGGGCGGACGAGCGGGCGGTCTACCACGGGCACAGCCAGGGCGTGACGGCGTACGCGGCCGACGGCGGGGCGCAGTTGTGGCACACGCCGACGGACGGCTCGGTGCTGTTCGGCTGGCAGGAGGACCACACGGTCTACGCGGCCACCGGGCGCCACACCGTGCAGCGGCTGGCGAAGGGGACGGGGGCCGTGGAGGCCTCGTACCGGTGCGACGCCGCCGTGTACGCGTGCGCGACCTCGCCGGACGGCCGTCATGTGTTCGCCGCCGACTACGCCTCGTCGGTGTACTGCTTCGATGCCGACGGGCGGCGCTTGTGGAAGCTGGGCACCGGCGGCGGTTCGGCCCTCTCGATGCAGTACCTGGACGAGCGGCTGTACCTGGTCACCACGGACGGGTCCCTGATCTGCATGGACGCGAGCGAGGCGGCGATCCTGGCGGCCCAGCGGGGCTCGGTGCCGACGGCGGTGGACGTGAAGTCGGCGGCCGCGCTGCCGGTGTTCACCCCGGCGGCCTCCGCGGCGGCGGTGGCGACCGTCTCGGTGGCCGCGGCCCCGGCGGACGGTGTCGTGGTGGAGTGCGTGCAGCAGGGCGGCCGCATGCGGGTGCAGGTCGTGTCGGGCGGCTTCGAGCCCTCGTGGAACGTGCAGTTCCCGCGCGGGATCCGGGAACCGGGTGCCCGGTACGTGGTGGACGGGCTGCATGCGGCCTCGGGCGGGTTCTACCGGGTGCGCGGTGAGATACGCCGCCTGGTCTGA
- a CDS encoding chaplin, translating into MVAGGGLAVAGVGGFAYADADAGGQAERSPGLLSGNLVQLPVHTPVNVCGNTVSVVGLLNSASGNRCANQGAGGDGHPGSGSSHPSKPGTGAGSGSHTGGGAHAEGGGKDSPGLLSGNGIQLPVDVPVNISGNSVNVVGIGNGSTGNTSVNGDEPSGGKPPQQQPQPKPTPVVEPPVTRAAPPQHGPALAHTGADGAGYLLPGGGALLLGGVLLYRRFRLR; encoded by the coding sequence GTGGTTGCGGGAGGCGGACTGGCGGTCGCGGGTGTCGGCGGGTTCGCCTACGCCGATGCGGACGCGGGCGGGCAGGCGGAGCGCTCGCCGGGGCTGCTGTCGGGGAATCTGGTCCAACTGCCCGTGCACACCCCGGTGAACGTGTGCGGCAACACCGTGAGCGTGGTCGGGCTGCTCAACTCGGCATCGGGCAACCGCTGCGCCAACCAGGGCGCTGGCGGCGACGGGCATCCAGGGTCGGGGTCCTCGCATCCTTCGAAACCTGGAACCGGGGCCGGCAGCGGCTCCCACACGGGTGGGGGAGCCCATGCCGAAGGGGGAGGAAAGGATTCGCCGGGGCTGCTGTCCGGCAACGGGATCCAGCTCCCGGTCGACGTCCCGGTCAACATCAGCGGCAACTCGGTGAACGTCGTCGGGATCGGCAACGGCTCCACCGGCAACACGTCCGTCAACGGGGACGAGCCCAGCGGGGGGAAGCCGCCGCAGCAGCAACCGCAGCCGAAGCCGACCCCCGTCGTCGAGCCGCCCGTCACCCGGGCCGCGCCCCCGCAGCACGGCCCGGCGCTCGCCCACACCGGGGCCGACGGCGCCGGCTACCTGCTGCCCGGCGGCGGGGCGCTGCTGCTGGGCGGGGTGCTGCTCTACCGCCGTTTCCGCCTCCGGTAA
- a CDS encoding cupin domain-containing protein, whose amino-acid sequence MSTSEHGPASFAVSVPDAELEAEDLDPGQILSGDPVVTGKVLWESPDGTQVRGIWQITPGVVTDTEANELFVVVSGRATIEVEGGATLEVGPGSACVLREGDKTTWTVHETLRKAYHISY is encoded by the coding sequence ATGAGCACCAGTGAGCACGGTCCCGCCTCGTTCGCCGTATCCGTACCGGACGCCGAACTGGAGGCCGAGGACCTCGACCCCGGCCAGATCCTCTCCGGCGACCCCGTCGTGACGGGCAAGGTGCTGTGGGAGTCCCCCGACGGCACGCAGGTGCGCGGCATCTGGCAGATCACCCCGGGCGTGGTCACCGACACCGAGGCGAACGAGCTGTTCGTCGTGGTCAGCGGCCGCGCCACCATCGAGGTCGAGGGAGGCGCGACCCTGGAGGTGGGCCCCGGCTCGGCCTGCGTGCTGCGGGAGGGCGACAAGACGACCTGGACCGTCCACGAGACGCTGCGCAAGGCCTACCACATCAGCTACTAG
- a CDS encoding carbohydrate kinase family protein: protein MRAAAGQGAPGAPGALLVVGDVVTDVVAVHPEPLAPATDTAARIRTLPGGAGANAACWAAHAGVADVRLLARVGAESARWHEQALRDSGVRPQLVVDPAEPTGTVVALVGRDAERTFLTDSGAALRLSPQDWAPALLDGAGHLHLSGYLFFADSSRALALVALRAARALGVPVSVDPASAGFLAGLGPERFLEEVAGIAVLLPNQDEARLLAGLPEGAGAARAAAELSRRVPLVVVTRGAAGALVAEGGRVTAEVSAESAEAVDSTGAGDAFTGGFLAARLAGAGAADAARAGCRAAARAVTRLGGRP from the coding sequence GTGAGGGCGGCCGCCGGTCAGGGGGCCCCCGGCGCGCCGGGGGCGCTGCTGGTCGTCGGGGACGTGGTGACGGACGTCGTGGCGGTGCATCCGGAGCCGCTGGCCCCGGCCACGGACACGGCCGCGCGGATCCGGACCCTGCCGGGCGGCGCCGGGGCCAACGCGGCCTGCTGGGCGGCCCACGCCGGGGTGGCGGACGTACGCCTGCTCGCGCGGGTCGGCGCCGAATCGGCCCGGTGGCACGAGCAGGCCCTGCGGGATTCGGGGGTGCGGCCGCAGCTGGTGGTCGATCCGGCCGAGCCGACCGGGACGGTGGTGGCGCTGGTCGGCCGGGACGCGGAGCGCACCTTCCTCACCGACAGCGGCGCCGCGCTGCGGCTCTCCCCGCAGGACTGGGCTCCGGCCCTGCTGGACGGGGCCGGCCATCTGCACCTGTCCGGCTACCTCTTCTTCGCCGACAGCAGCCGCGCGCTGGCCCTGGTCGCGCTGCGGGCCGCCCGGGCCCTGGGCGTACCGGTGAGCGTGGACCCGGCCTCGGCGGGGTTCCTGGCCGGGCTGGGGCCGGAGCGCTTCCTGGAGGAGGTGGCGGGGATCGCCGTACTGCTGCCCAACCAGGACGAGGCGCGGCTGCTGGCCGGGCTGCCGGAGGGGGCCGGGGCGGCCCGGGCGGCGGCCGAGCTGAGCCGGCGGGTGCCCTTGGTGGTGGTCACCCGGGGTGCGGCCGGGGCGCTGGTGGCCGAGGGGGGCCGGGTGACCGCCGAGGTGTCGGCGGAGTCGGCCGAGGCGGTGGACTCGACGGGGGCCGGGGACGCGTTCACCGGCGGGTTCCTCGCGGCCCGGCTGGCGGGTGCGGGCGCTGCGGACGCGGCGCGGGCCGGGTGCCGGGCCGCCGCGCGGGCGGTGACCCGGCTGGGCGGGCGCCCGTAG
- a CDS encoding DUF2293 domain-containing protein, with protein MSLVVFESLKQIHCAECRQGPLRHLVREVGVPRCLDCADLGHLVYLPRGDAALTRRAREASSLSAVVVRFNKRRRRYERQGLLVEDPALALAERACLADAEARARRRERDRLRRAVEDTRFTAAFAAEIVRLFPGCPAERAVAIATHASLRGSGRVGRTAAGRALDEQAVSVAVRAAVRHTDTEYDALLMAGVPRFAARARLAPRIDAILDAWRRLPPAPGAELRG; from the coding sequence ATGAGCCTCGTGGTCTTCGAGTCGCTGAAGCAGATCCACTGCGCGGAGTGCCGGCAGGGGCCGCTGCGGCATCTCGTCCGCGAGGTCGGTGTGCCCCGCTGCCTGGACTGCGCCGACCTCGGGCACCTGGTCTACCTGCCGCGCGGGGACGCCGCCCTCACCCGGCGGGCCCGGGAGGCGAGTTCGCTCTCGGCCGTCGTCGTCCGCTTCAACAAGCGGCGCCGCCGCTACGAGCGACAGGGGCTCTTGGTCGAGGACCCCGCCCTGGCCCTCGCGGAGCGCGCCTGCCTCGCGGACGCCGAGGCGCGGGCCCGCCGCCGGGAGCGCGACCGGCTGCGCCGCGCGGTGGAGGACACCCGGTTCACGGCGGCCTTCGCGGCCGAGATCGTGCGGCTGTTCCCGGGGTGCCCGGCCGAGCGGGCGGTGGCGATAGCCACCCATGCCTCGCTGCGCGGCAGCGGCCGGGTGGGCCGTACGGCGGCGGGCCGGGCCCTCGACGAGCAGGCGGTGTCGGTGGCGGTCCGGGCGGCGGTCCGGCACACCGACACCGAGTACGACGCCCTGCTGATGGCGGGCGTCCCGCGGTTCGCCGCCCGGGCCCGGCTGGCCCCCCGGATCGACGCGATCCTGGACGCCTGGCGCAGGCTCCCGCCCGCCCCGGGCGCGGAGCTCCGGGGCTGA
- a CDS encoding glycerophosphodiester phosphodiesterase, whose amino-acid sequence MYVRPAAAAAAAFLGFTLTLLGGTAASAATGPSVPSGSRGPTGTGGAPGLLGPVVYAHRGASAYAPENTIAAIDLAMRLGFDWVENDVQRTKDGELVVVHDDTLARTTDAEQAFPGRGPWRVKDFTAAEIATLDAGSWFGEEFAGERVPTLREYLDRVDRNRQRLLLEIKKPELYPGIEKQTLQLLDETGWLDTDHVQRRLVVQSFSADSVRLVHGMRPDLVTAFLGTPTVADLPKYAEFTDRINPWHTTISADWVAAVHGLRGAHGRSMEVDTWIVDDAATARKVQGMGVDGIITNAPDVVHQAVLGSFGF is encoded by the coding sequence ATGTACGTCCGACCCGCCGCCGCGGCCGCCGCCGCATTCCTGGGATTCACCCTGACCCTGCTGGGCGGGACGGCCGCGTCCGCCGCCACCGGTCCCTCCGTCCCCTCCGGCTCGCGGGGCCCCACCGGCACCGGCGGCGCCCCGGGGCTGCTGGGGCCCGTCGTGTACGCCCACCGGGGGGCCTCGGCGTACGCCCCGGAGAACACGATCGCCGCGATCGACCTGGCGATGCGGCTGGGCTTCGACTGGGTAGAGAACGACGTCCAGCGCACCAAGGACGGCGAGCTGGTCGTGGTCCACGACGACACCCTGGCCCGCACCACCGATGCCGAGCAGGCCTTCCCGGGCCGGGGGCCCTGGCGGGTCAAGGACTTCACGGCGGCGGAGATCGCCACGCTCGACGCGGGCAGCTGGTTCGGCGAGGAGTTCGCGGGCGAGCGCGTGCCGACCCTGCGGGAGTACCTCGACCGGGTGGACCGCAACCGGCAGCGGCTGCTGCTGGAGATCAAGAAGCCCGAGCTCTACCCCGGCATCGAGAAGCAGACCCTCCAGCTGCTGGACGAGACCGGCTGGCTCGACACGGACCACGTGCAGCGGCGCCTGGTCGTCCAGAGCTTCAGCGCCGACTCCGTACGCCTCGTGCACGGCATGCGCCCGGACCTGGTGACGGCCTTCCTGGGCACCCCGACCGTCGCCGACCTGCCGAAGTACGCCGAGTTCACGGACCGGATCAACCCGTGGCACACCACCATCTCGGCCGACTGGGTGGCGGCGGTGCACGGCCTGCGGGGCGCCCACGGCAGGTCGATGGAGGTGGACACCTGGATCGTCGACGACGCGGCGACGGCGCGGAAGGTCCAGGGGATGGGCGTGGACGGGATCATCACCAACGCCCCGGACGTCGTCCACCAGGCGGTGCTGGGCTCCTTCGGGTTCTAG